One segment of Thermodesulfovibrio sp. 3907-1M DNA contains the following:
- a CDS encoding tetratricopeptide repeat protein produces the protein MRYVLFLIFIFFLFISIPANGEVYFNFMAGYYASINGDLNKAIDFYKEALKEDPLSKLLKVLLADSYLKIDELETAKNYINEVLKEDPENTKALQVLASIYVKEKKVNEAIGVYEKILSQSPNRIEMLSKIGNLYLISQKYDKAIETFKKILKEDPDNTMALHFLGVIYIEKKDFQSARETFRAILQLNPDYEPAYTNLGAVEEISGNFKEAEKYFKKALELNPENLFARERLINLYLSRKSYGEAIKELETLKEQKSEAEQIHEKLAILYLQTKQYEKAQEELEYLLKKHPDDLNLMYYLSLVYIETGKLSEAEKILKRIISINPRQINAFLNLATVYLKQKNLKEALNIYDETLRFADNVPEIYIYATETAMDLKDYQKARHYIEEALSKFPDNVDVNFTAGVVFDKLGRFEETEKFMKKVISFNPEHAEALNYLGYSYAERGINLKESLSMIEKAVKLKPNNGYYLDSLGWVYFKLGDNKNALKYLLEAIKYVKDDPVILEHLGDVYKELGDFKEALQSWQEALKHNEKEEGLKERVEKKIKEIQLLIK, from the coding sequence ATGCGATATGTTTTATTTCTAATTTTTATTTTTTTTCTTTTTATTTCCATCCCAGCAAATGGAGAAGTTTATTTTAATTTCATGGCTGGATATTATGCCAGCATAAACGGAGACTTAAATAAAGCAATTGACTTTTACAAAGAAGCATTAAAAGAAGACCCATTATCAAAACTTCTTAAAGTACTTTTAGCTGATTCATATCTAAAGATTGACGAACTGGAAACAGCAAAAAACTACATCAATGAAGTATTAAAGGAAGACCCTGAAAACACAAAGGCTTTACAGGTTCTTGCTTCCATCTATGTAAAGGAAAAAAAAGTTAATGAAGCTATTGGAGTATATGAAAAGATTCTAAGTCAATCGCCAAACAGGATTGAAATGCTTTCAAAAATCGGGAATTTATATCTTATCTCCCAGAAGTACGATAAAGCTATTGAAACCTTTAAAAAAATACTGAAAGAAGACCCTGACAACACGATGGCTTTACACTTTCTTGGAGTAATTTATATTGAAAAAAAGGATTTTCAATCAGCCCGGGAGACTTTTAGAGCGATTCTTCAGCTTAATCCTGATTATGAGCCTGCATATACAAATTTAGGAGCAGTTGAGGAGATTTCAGGAAACTTTAAAGAAGCTGAGAAATATTTCAAAAAAGCATTAGAACTTAATCCTGAAAATCTTTTTGCAAGAGAACGCTTGATAAATCTGTATCTTTCCCGGAAATCATACGGAGAAGCAATAAAAGAACTTGAAACACTGAAAGAACAAAAATCAGAGGCAGAGCAGATCCATGAAAAGCTTGCTATTCTTTACTTGCAGACAAAACAGTATGAGAAAGCTCAGGAAGAGCTTGAGTATCTCCTGAAAAAACATCCAGATGATCTGAATCTTATGTATTATCTTTCCTTAGTTTACATTGAAACAGGAAAACTATCAGAGGCTGAAAAGATACTGAAAAGAATTATTTCAATCAATCCAAGGCAGATAAATGCCTTTTTAAATCTTGCTACAGTTTATTTAAAACAGAAAAATCTTAAAGAAGCCTTAAATATTTATGATGAAACTCTTCGGTTTGCAGATAATGTGCCGGAAATTTATATTTATGCCACAGAAACTGCTATGGATTTAAAGGATTATCAAAAAGCAAGACATTATATTGAAGAAGCGCTCAGTAAATTTCCTGATAATGTTGATGTGAACTTTACTGCAGGGGTTGTTTTTGACAAACTTGGTAGATTTGAGGAAACAGAAAAATTTATGAAAAAGGTTATTTCTTTTAATCCAGAGCATGCCGAAGCTCTTAATTATCTTGGATACAGCTATGCTGAAAGAGGCATTAATCTGAAAGAGTCTCTATCAATGATAGAAAAAGCAGTAAAACTGAAACCCAACAATGGATACTATCTTGACAGTCTTGGATGGGTTTACTTCAAACTTGGAGACAATAAAAATGCTTTAAAGTATCTTCTTGAAGCAATAAAATATGTAAAAGATGACCCAGTAATTCTTGAACACCTTGGAGATGTTTATAAAGAACTCGGAGATTTTAAAGAAGCTCTTCAGAGTTGGCAGGAAGCATTAAAACATAATGAAAAAGAAGAAGGTTTAAAAGAAAGAGTAGAAAAAAAGATAAAAGAAATTCAGCTTTTAATTAAATAA
- a CDS encoding DUF2148 domain-containing protein, whose amino-acid sequence MKLNPEKEAVEAVAKIMLISARTAPKAKGDDEIVTGIVTQEEKEAIAREMELLGEKETHKFFKRDAQNVRDAEGLILVGLNFKKPAGVNCGACGYDCSSILKQKTYEVEYSGPVCTIRAIDLGIAIGSLVSVAKELGVDNRVMYSVGVAAKKLGVMEAQIILGIPLSIKGKNIFFDRKPV is encoded by the coding sequence ATGAAACTTAATCCAGAAAAAGAAGCAGTGGAAGCTGTAGCAAAAATAATGCTAATTTCAGCAAGAACAGCACCTAAAGCAAAGGGAGATGATGAGATTGTTACAGGAATTGTTACTCAGGAAGAAAAGGAAGCGATTGCCAGAGAGATGGAACTGCTTGGAGAGAAAGAAACTCATAAATTTTTCAAAAGAGATGCTCAGAATGTAAGGGATGCTGAAGGATTAATTCTTGTTGGGCTGAACTTTAAAAAACCTGCTGGAGTAAACTGCGGTGCCTGTGGTTATGACTGCAGTTCAATCCTTAAGCAAAAGACATATGAGGTTGAATATTCAGGACCTGTATGCACAATCAGGGCAATTGATCTTGGTATTGCAATAGGCTCACTTGTTTCAGTTGCCAAAGAATTGGGAGTTGACAACAGGGTAATGTATTCTGTGGGTGTTGCCGCAAAAAAACTTGGAGTTATGGAGGCACAGATTATACTCGGTATCCCGTTAAGCATAAAGGGGAAAAATATTTTCTTTGATAGAAAGCCTGTATAA
- the uvrA gene encoding excinuclease ABC subunit UvrA — translation MSKVEDYLIIKGARQNNLQNIELTIPHNKLTVITGISGSGKSSLAFDTIYAEGQWRFIECMSSYARVFIEKLPRPDVDLIDNLRPSIALEQRNPVKGSRATVGTHTEIYDYLRIIFSKIAIPICPECRREIKAWSPSKIVQELLENYSGKRAFIIFESEESVEKLIQLGFSRVFTYENSNPVVKELSEFHEKLKKVIVDRLRISDISRLNDSVEIACKMGNVKVYIAPDNILLSFPSEAVCPQCGIKAPETSPLLFSFNHPHGACAECKGFGYVLKYDESFIIPDKELSLSEGAIEIWERPSLRWWKQQLIKGAKLSGINVNIPYRALPDVHKNLIFTGNQYFYGVNDFLEELERKRYKVHVRVFLSRIRKPSLCPVCKGKRLKEEALMFKIDGVDIGDLNFMSVKELKKWIQSLKLSNEQAKIAEEPLKQISEKLDFLERVGLSYLTLDRQIKTLSGGEYQRLNISNQLSNKLTATLYVLDEPTVGLHPRDTDRIIKVMKELTDYGNTVIVVEHDRDVIKQADWIVELGPGGGSSGGKVVYSGKMKNFLKMNTPTANYLKENSEHWISKFPRLYKEFITLKNARGHNLKNITVHFPLNALTVVTGVSGSGKSSLVVDTLYKAIANKLGLDNEEPLSFDSIEGIKNIKTIKLIDQSPIGKTPKSMPVTYLGLYSKIRDIFASQRDARVRGLSSGAFSVNSAEGQCPTCKGEGFIRVQMYFFEDLFLPCEECGGKRFKKEVLEVKYRDKNIHEVLSMSFDEAYEFFCDDVTLREKINIVRQLGLGYLRLGQPATTLSGGEAQRIKICEEILNSITSRKSSLKGFIYILDEPTVGLHYEDIKKFLHIVKRLIDKSATVIIIEHNLQVIAEAHWIVDLGPEGGDEGGYLIYEGNLHDFLKVKNSYTAKYLREHLKS, via the coding sequence ATGAGCAAAGTGGAGGATTATCTCATAATTAAGGGAGCAAGACAGAATAATCTGCAGAACATAGAGTTAACCATACCTCACAATAAATTAACTGTAATTACAGGAATTTCAGGTTCTGGCAAATCATCTCTTGCCTTTGACACAATCTATGCTGAGGGTCAGTGGCGATTTATTGAATGCATGTCAAGTTATGCAAGAGTTTTTATAGAAAAACTTCCAAGACCGGATGTTGATTTAATTGACAATCTAAGACCCTCTATAGCTCTTGAGCAGAGGAATCCTGTTAAAGGCTCAAGAGCAACTGTTGGAACTCATACTGAAATTTACGATTATTTGAGAATAATCTTTTCCAAAATAGCAATTCCCATATGCCCAGAATGTAGAAGAGAAATAAAAGCATGGAGCCCTTCAAAGATCGTTCAGGAACTCTTAGAAAACTACTCTGGCAAAAGAGCATTTATAATATTTGAAAGTGAAGAATCCGTGGAAAAACTTATTCAACTTGGTTTTTCAAGAGTTTTCACATATGAAAATAGTAATCCAGTGGTAAAAGAGCTTTCAGAATTTCATGAAAAATTGAAAAAGGTGATTGTTGACAGGCTGCGCATTTCAGATATTTCAAGACTTAATGATTCAGTGGAAATAGCTTGCAAGATGGGGAATGTTAAAGTTTACATTGCCCCAGACAATATATTGCTTAGTTTCCCCTCTGAGGCAGTATGCCCTCAATGCGGTATAAAAGCTCCAGAAACCTCTCCGCTTCTTTTTTCCTTCAATCATCCACATGGTGCCTGTGCTGAATGCAAAGGATTTGGTTACGTACTCAAATATGATGAAAGCTTTATTATTCCTGACAAAGAGCTTTCACTTTCTGAAGGAGCTATTGAAATATGGGAAAGACCATCACTAAGATGGTGGAAACAGCAGCTTATCAAAGGAGCAAAGCTTTCAGGAATTAATGTAAATATTCCCTACAGAGCTTTACCAGATGTGCACAAAAATCTTATTTTTACAGGGAATCAGTATTTCTACGGAGTTAATGATTTTCTTGAGGAACTTGAAAGAAAAAGATACAAGGTTCATGTAAGAGTTTTTCTCTCAAGAATTAGAAAGCCTTCTTTGTGTCCAGTCTGTAAAGGAAAGCGATTAAAGGAAGAAGCATTGATGTTTAAGATAGATGGAGTTGACATCGGTGATTTAAACTTTATGTCTGTAAAGGAGCTTAAAAAATGGATTCAATCACTTAAACTTTCTAATGAACAGGCAAAGATCGCAGAAGAACCTTTAAAACAGATTTCTGAAAAGCTTGATTTTCTTGAAAGAGTTGGGCTCAGTTATTTAACTCTTGACAGGCAGATTAAAACTCTTTCTGGGGGAGAGTACCAGAGACTTAATATATCAAATCAGCTTTCCAATAAGCTTACAGCAACGCTTTATGTTCTTGATGAACCAACTGTAGGACTTCATCCAAGAGACACTGATAGAATTATTAAAGTTATGAAAGAGCTTACAGATTATGGAAATACAGTAATAGTTGTGGAACATGACAGAGATGTAATAAAACAAGCAGACTGGATAGTAGAACTCGGTCCAGGAGGTGGTAGTTCTGGTGGCAAAGTAGTTTACTCTGGAAAAATGAAGAATTTTTTAAAAATGAATACACCAACTGCCAATTATCTTAAAGAAAATAGTGAGCATTGGATTAGCAAATTTCCCAGGCTTTACAAAGAATTCATCACTTTAAAAAATGCACGGGGTCATAATCTCAAAAACATCACAGTTCATTTTCCACTGAATGCTCTTACAGTGGTAACAGGAGTTTCAGGCTCAGGAAAAAGCTCTCTTGTTGTTGATACCCTTTATAAAGCAATAGCAAATAAGCTCGGTCTTGACAATGAAGAGCCCCTTTCATTTGATAGTATTGAAGGAATAAAAAATATTAAAACAATAAAACTCATTGATCAATCTCCCATTGGAAAAACACCAAAATCAATGCCAGTTACATATCTCGGGCTTTACAGCAAAATTCGTGACATATTTGCCTCTCAAAGAGATGCCAGAGTAAGAGGACTGTCCTCTGGTGCCTTTTCTGTAAACAGTGCAGAAGGTCAATGCCCAACCTGCAAAGGTGAAGGATTCATAAGAGTTCAGATGTATTTTTTTGAAGATTTATTTTTACCATGCGAGGAATGCGGAGGGAAAAGATTTAAAAAAGAAGTGCTGGAAGTAAAATACAGAGACAAAAACATCCATGAAGTTTTATCAATGAGCTTTGATGAAGCCTATGAATTTTTTTGTGATGATGTTACATTAAGAGAAAAAATAAATATTGTGAGACAACTCGGTCTTGGTTATCTGAGATTAGGACAGCCTGCTACAACTCTTTCAGGTGGTGAGGCACAGAGAATTAAAATCTGTGAAGAAATTCTTAATTCAATCACATCAAGAAAGTCCAGCCTTAAAGGTTTTATTTACATTCTTGATGAGCCAACCGTTGGACTTCATTATGAAGATATAAAGAAGTTTCTCCACATCGTGAAAAGACTCATTGATAAATCAGCTACAGTAATTATAATTGAACACAATCTTCAAGTAATAGCAGAGGCTCACTGGATAGTTGATCTTGGACCTGAAGGCGGAGACGAAGGAGGTTACCTCATCTATGAAGGTAACCTCCATGATTTCCTTAAAGTCAAAAACTCCTACACTGCAAAATATTTAAGAGAACACTTAAAATCTTAA
- a CDS encoding AI-2E family transporter, whose protein sequence is MSPSKKYRLSLERSFYIWILLFFIGILGYLNFQILKSFFASLGWATVIALVFHPVFDFVKKFLKYQGLSAFVTILLIILLFLFPFVFISYQIIVEAGELIKKVNLPELVNNITTNPMLAKIVEKLSFITAGDVSSMENLIKNEIGNLMKEGALRIAHGFGDIVTLFINLILTFFIAFFFLKDGESFVKKIGEFLPFAETDKVTIRKQIKNIIYTTFYGGILIAMLQGTIIGITFYLLDIPSATLWGFATAVASFIPVLGAFAVWGPASVYLLLKGYILKGLILVVVGALVISSIDNVLKPVIIKGRVRLPLIFIFLSVLGGIKVFGLIGFIIGPLVFSLFVSLLEILKNFIGGAENV, encoded by the coding sequence ATGAGCCCTTCAAAAAAATACAGACTCTCTCTTGAAAGAAGCTTTTATATCTGGATTTTATTGTTTTTTATCGGTATTCTTGGTTATCTTAATTTTCAGATACTTAAGTCTTTTTTTGCTTCCCTTGGCTGGGCTACAGTTATTGCCCTTGTATTTCATCCTGTTTTTGATTTTGTAAAAAAATTTTTAAAATATCAAGGATTGTCAGCATTTGTAACAATTCTGCTCATAATACTCCTCTTTCTTTTTCCTTTTGTTTTTATATCCTATCAGATAATAGTTGAAGCAGGAGAGCTTATAAAAAAAGTAAATCTTCCAGAACTTGTAAATAATATAACAACAAATCCTATGCTGGCAAAAATAGTTGAAAAACTCAGTTTTATTACTGCAGGAGATGTCTCATCTATGGAGAATTTAATTAAAAATGAAATCGGAAATTTAATGAAAGAAGGAGCCTTAAGAATTGCACACGGATTTGGTGATATTGTAACTCTGTTTATCAATCTTATCTTAACTTTTTTTATTGCCTTTTTCTTTTTAAAGGATGGAGAAAGTTTTGTAAAAAAAATTGGCGAGTTTTTACCCTTTGCTGAGACAGATAAAGTCACCATAAGAAAACAGATAAAAAACATAATTTATACTACCTTTTATGGAGGTATTCTTATAGCAATGCTTCAGGGCACAATTATTGGAATAACCTTTTATCTTCTCGATATTCCTTCAGCAACGCTGTGGGGATTTGCGACTGCTGTAGCATCTTTTATCCCTGTGCTGGGAGCTTTTGCTGTATGGGGTCCTGCTTCTGTTTATTTGCTGCTTAAGGGTTATATTTTAAAAGGATTAATTCTTGTAGTTGTTGGAGCACTGGTAATAAGCTCAATTGATAATGTTTTGAAACCTGTAATAATAAAAGGCAGAGTAAGATTACCACTTATTTTTATATTTCTCTCTGTTCTTGGTGGTATCAAGGTTTTTGGACTTATTGGATTTATAATTGGACCGCTTGTTTTTAGCCTTTTTGTTTCCCTTCTGGAGATTTTAAAGAACTTTATAGGAGGTGCTGAAAATGTTTGA
- a CDS encoding type 1 glutamine amidotransferase has translation MKVVGVTCSIDEKKIYLNRDYIQSIVRVGLTPLIISPDMTEKVIDSIDKISGLIISGGGDINPEFYGEKNTACKSLVPDERVMAEMKLLKIFIQTKKPVLGICYGMQLMNVFLGGNLWQNIETDINHTEGGHEIQVIDDFLLKKGIYKVNSAHHQAVKTPGKGLEIFCIAKDKVIEGIYLKGHPFFVGVQWHPERDSSEASWKIWQSFSKKIK, from the coding sequence ATGAAAGTTGTTGGAGTCACATGTAGCATTGATGAAAAAAAGATTTACTTAAACAGGGATTACATACAGAGCATTGTCAGAGTCGGACTTACTCCATTAATAATCTCACCTGATATGACAGAAAAAGTAATTGACAGTATTGATAAAATTTCAGGACTCATAATATCTGGTGGTGGAGATATAAATCCAGAATTTTATGGAGAAAAAAATACTGCCTGTAAAAGTCTTGTTCCTGATGAGAGGGTTATGGCAGAGATGAAGCTTCTTAAGATATTTATTCAGACTAAAAAACCTGTTCTGGGAATATGCTATGGAATGCAGCTTATGAATGTTTTTTTAGGAGGAAATCTCTGGCAGAATATTGAAACTGATATAAATCATACAGAAGGCGGTCATGAAATTCAGGTAATTGATGATTTTTTATTGAAAAAAGGCATTTATAAAGTAAATAGCGCACACCATCAGGCAGTTAAAACTCCTGGTAAAGGTCTTGAGATATTCTGCATTGCAAAAGATAAAGTTATTGAAGGAATCTATCTTAAGGGGCATCCTTTTTTTGTAGGAGTTCAGTGGCATCCAGAAAGAGATTCATCTGAAGCTTCATGGAAGATTTGGCAGAGTTTTTCAAAAAAGATAAAATAA
- a CDS encoding D-aminoacylase translates to MDLFIEKALIVNGVGSPAFEANIGIKKDRIVYIGKEKYSARRIIKAKELILSPGFIDTHSHSDFTILAEPSAEGKITQGITTEINGNCGVSGFPMFGEVFERRLSEINQLGLKPWNEFQQYIDLLKKACPSINFVTLCGHGNIRGYVIGYKNLKAQKKEINKMKKILKSHLVMGVKGLSTGLIYPPGIFADTEELIELAKTLKPFKGIYATHMRSEGERLLSAVEEAILIGMKAGIPVHISHLKTSGKENWWKLSSVFEIIEKAQNQGVRVTADRYPYIASQTDLDAFLPSWIIEGSRDEIMQRLKNKNVRHQIKKYLKQRGVEFLNSLLISDVAFDGDRALEGRRLGELVDIENASQFICDLLIRSNLQVGAIYFGMSEENLEKILSRPYVMIGTDSSARSSKGITRQGKPHPRGFGSFPRFIKRYIFDKKILSLEEAIRKISFLPAKTFRIEKRGAIKEGYFADIVIFDPAEIEDRATFEDPFNISKGIKYVIVNGEVAVIEGSLTGKRSGRVLL, encoded by the coding sequence ATGGATTTATTCATAGAAAAAGCTTTGATAGTTAATGGAGTTGGCAGTCCTGCCTTTGAAGCTAACATAGGAATAAAAAAGGACAGAATAGTTTACATCGGTAAAGAAAAGTACTCTGCCAGGAGAATTATAAAAGCAAAAGAGTTAATTCTTTCACCAGGTTTTATTGATACCCACTCCCATTCTGACTTCACAATTCTTGCAGAACCATCTGCTGAAGGAAAAATAACGCAGGGAATCACAACAGAAATAAATGGCAACTGCGGAGTATCAGGATTTCCAATGTTTGGTGAAGTTTTTGAAAGGAGGCTTTCGGAAATAAATCAGCTCGGGCTAAAACCATGGAATGAGTTTCAGCAGTACATTGATTTATTGAAAAAAGCATGTCCTTCAATTAATTTTGTCACTTTATGCGGACACGGTAATATTCGTGGTTATGTAATTGGCTACAAAAATTTAAAAGCACAGAAAAAAGAGATAAATAAGATGAAAAAAATTCTGAAATCCCATCTTGTTATGGGAGTTAAAGGTCTTTCAACAGGATTAATATATCCACCAGGAATTTTTGCTGACACAGAAGAACTCATTGAACTTGCAAAAACCTTAAAACCCTTTAAAGGAATTTATGCCACCCATATGAGAAGTGAAGGCGAAAGGCTTCTTAGTGCAGTAGAAGAAGCAATTTTAATCGGGATGAAAGCTGGAATTCCGGTTCATATATCTCATCTAAAGACATCAGGTAAAGAAAACTGGTGGAAGCTCAGCTCAGTTTTTGAGATTATAGAGAAGGCACAAAATCAGGGAGTAAGAGTAACTGCAGATAGATACCCATACATCGCTTCACAAACAGACCTTGATGCTTTTCTGCCCTCATGGATAATTGAAGGAAGCCGGGATGAGATCATGCAGAGACTGAAAAATAAAAATGTAAGGCATCAAATCAAAAAATATCTTAAACAGCGGGGAGTGGAATTTCTAAACAGTCTTTTAATTTCTGATGTTGCCTTTGATGGTGACAGAGCTCTGGAGGGCAGGAGGTTGGGAGAGCTTGTAGATATTGAAAATGCTTCTCAGTTTATATGCGATTTACTGATTCGCTCCAATCTTCAGGTGGGAGCAATATACTTTGGAATGAGCGAGGAAAATCTTGAAAAAATTCTTTCCAGACCCTATGTTATGATAGGAACTGACAGCTCTGCAAGAAGCTCAAAGGGGATTACAAGACAGGGAAAACCTCATCCAAGAGGTTTTGGGAGTTTTCCAAGATTTATAAAAAGATATATTTTTGATAAAAAGATATTAAGCCTTGAAGAGGCAATAAGAAAAATTAGTTTCCTGCCAGCAAAAACTTTCAGAATAGAAAAAAGAGGGGCTATAAAGGAAGGCTACTTTGCAGATATTGTTATTTTTGATCCTGCTGAGATTGAAGACAGAGCCACCTTTGAAGATCCTTTTAATATTTCAAAGGGGATCAAATATGTAATTGTAAATGGAGAAGTTGCTGTAATTGAAGGTTCTTTAACAGGAAAAAGAAGTGGAAGAGTTCTTTTATGA
- a CDS encoding N-acetylmuramoyl-L-alanine amidase: MLRFFIVLSIFVFLTLTAFSASAQEKIQVKDIRFYELSERLRVVIETTGISEFVKGELKNPERLFFDIKNASLSKELKKEYSVNSPVVSKIRTGQFDANTVRVVFDLKRADYEFKIIQLEDPFRMVIDIYPKGSNKSSIKSDDREAKTTLKRKIVIDPGHGGKDPGAIGPSGLKEKDVTLDIALKVKELLKSDPSFEVILTRDRDIFIPLNERTEIANRLQADLFISIHANASPNSYARGIETYILNWTDDEEAIRVAARENAISIKKMKQLKGELGFMLASLEREAKRDSSVRLAGYVHNSLTESLKSAFLRHDNGVKGALFYVLVGAQMPSCLLEVSYISNPEEEKLLSSDSYRMQIAQSIVEGIKNYFMHKEQIKKVKYTKHNSSKTKLNGQKRKKAI; this comes from the coding sequence ATGTTGAGATTTTTCATAGTTCTATCCATTTTTGTTTTTTTAACGCTCACTGCTTTTTCTGCTTCTGCACAGGAAAAGATTCAAGTTAAAGATATAAGATTTTATGAGCTTTCTGAAAGATTAAGGGTAGTAATTGAAACCACAGGAATTTCTGAGTTTGTAAAGGGTGAGCTTAAAAATCCTGAGAGACTTTTCTTTGATATAAAAAATGCCTCACTTAGTAAAGAGTTAAAAAAAGAGTATTCAGTAAATAGCCCTGTCGTAAGCAAAATTCGCACAGGGCAGTTTGATGCCAATACAGTAAGAGTTGTTTTTGACCTTAAAAGAGCTGATTATGAGTTTAAAATCATTCAGCTGGAAGATCCTTTCAGAATGGTGATTGATATATATCCAAAGGGAAGCAATAAATCATCAATAAAATCTGATGATAGGGAAGCAAAAACCACACTGAAGCGAAAAATTGTTATTGACCCCGGGCATGGAGGTAAGGATCCTGGTGCAATTGGACCTTCAGGATTGAAGGAGAAAGATGTTACGCTTGATATTGCTCTGAAAGTTAAAGAACTCTTGAAAAGTGATCCCTCCTTTGAAGTAATCCTTACAAGAGACAGAGACATTTTTATACCACTCAATGAAAGAACAGAGATTGCAAACAGACTTCAGGCTGATCTTTTTATTTCCATTCACGCAAATGCCTCTCCCAATTCTTATGCTCGGGGAATAGAAACATATATTCTCAACTGGACCGATGACGAAGAAGCAATAAGAGTGGCAGCAAGAGAAAACGCTATTTCAATTAAAAAAATGAAGCAGTTAAAAGGTGAACTTGGATTTATGCTGGCTTCTCTTGAAAGAGAAGCAAAAAGGGACAGTTCTGTTCGGCTTGCAGGATATGTTCATAATTCACTAACTGAAAGTTTAAAGTCTGCCTTTTTAAGGCATGACAACGGAGTAAAAGGAGCTCTTTTTTATGTGCTTGTGGGAGCTCAGATGCCTTCCTGTCTTCTTGAAGTATCTTATATCAGCAATCCAGAAGAAGAAAAACTTCTGAGCAGTGACTCATACAGAATGCAGATAGCTCAGTCAATTGTGGAAGGAATAAAGAACTACTTTATGCATAAAGAGCAGATTAAAAAGGTAAAATACACAAAGCACAATTCATCAAAAACTAAACTAAATGGTCAAAAGCGAAAAAAGGCAATTTAA
- a CDS encoding NifU family protein, whose product MIDRGKVEQVLGKIRVGLMADGGNIDLVDIKDDVIYVKLKGACGTCPMATLTLKNWVEKTLKSEIPEVKEVVAV is encoded by the coding sequence ATGATTGACAGAGGAAAGGTTGAGCAAGTTCTTGGCAAAATCAGAGTCGGGCTTATGGCAGACGGAGGCAACATTGATCTTGTTGATATTAAAGATGACGTAATTTACGTAAAGTTAAAAGGAGCATGCGGAACATGTCCAATGGCAACACTTACTCTTAAAAACTGGGTTGAAAAGACTCTTAAAAGTGAGATTCCAGAGGTTAAAGAAGTTGTAGCTGTTTAA